Within the Portunus trituberculatus isolate SZX2019 chromosome 26, ASM1759143v1, whole genome shotgun sequence genome, the region CAAAGGACTAAGaaaacggccgccaccacaactcttaagccataatgttcaaggtgttacagtggaattgcagaagtattcggaataaagatccatatttgtcacttttagtgaacatacacaggccgtccgttatttgtctacagAGACGAGACTGcaggatcagcctgatcctgcagtgctaaaacactaccatccgtatagaagatatgagggacacggcgttgccatatacatacacaaaacactgacacaaacagaagtgacgttgaatacacctctggaagcggtcgcgtgcagggtgagattcaacgacacgtatctggctatctgttccctctacttgcctcccaatacctccattgttgatgatgacattacatctcttattagccagcttccgggcaacaggctagttgttggcgactttaacgcccatcatcaacaatggggaagtgagaggtcaagtgtacgtggggagcagatagcaaacattttattacagacaaacctTTGTCTTCTGTacgatggaagtgcgactcgtgtagatgatcggaatggtaacgcgtctgccattgatctgtcgTTGCTCTCGCCAAGTATACTCCCTGacttctcctgggaagtcatcgacgactcccacggaagtgaccatctgcccatctgcatctcttatgcaCGCGACATCCACCGACATCCACCCCCCGCCCTCCCAAGTTtaacttcaagagagcagactgggcaaccttccgtggggttgccgacgtgtatatatctggcgaggacattgacacgatggtcagcaacgcaacacaatccatattacacgccgctgaggcttgtattccgaagacttctgcagtttacactaagcatggagtctcatggtggacaacggattgccgacaagcacttcgtgagcgcaatagacgatacaggtacttcagccagcagcccagtcaagcaaNNNNNNNNNNNNNNNNNNNNNNNNNNNNNNNNNNNNNNNNNNNNNNNNNNNNNNNNNNNNNNNNNNNNNNNNNNNNNNNNNNNNNNNNNNNNNNNNNNNNNNNNNNNNNNNNNNNNNNNNNNNNNNNNNNNNNNNNNNNNNNNNNNNNNNNNNNNNNNNNNNNNNNNNNNNNNNNNNNNNNNNNNNNNNNNNNNNNNNNNNNNNNNNNNNNNNNNNNNNNNNNNNNNNNNNNNNNNNNNNNNNNNNNNNNNNNNNNNNNNNNNNNNNNNNNNNNNNNNNNNNNNNNNNNNNNNNNNNNNNNNNNNNNNNNNNNNNNNNNNNNNNNNNNNNNNNNNNNNNNNNNNNNNNNNNNNNNNNNNNNNNNNNNNNNNNNNNNNNNNNNNNNNNNNNNNNNNNNNNNNNNNNNNNNNNNNNNNNNNNNNNNNNNNNNNNNNNNNNNNNNNNNNNNNNNNNNNNNNNNNNNNNNNNNNNNNNNNNNNNNNNNNNNNNNNNNNNNNNNNCCACCATAGCGTACACCATGTCTTCTCAATCGTGTTTCCActcccagcacctccaccaTCTGTGCAGGTTCAGGCAGTGTGATAAGAGATGTTCTGggggttttaagtgtgttttgagggttttggggttttggggttTTGAGGTTTtgggttttgagggtgtttttttggggttgggtttggggttttgggtgggtggtttgtgtgttttgggtgtgtgtgttttgggtgtgtgttttggtgttttgaggagtgtgtttttgtttgtgttttgaggtgtgtgttgggtgtgtttgtgtgttttgtggtgtttgagggttttgtgttttggggtgttttgagggtttgggtttttgtgttgtgtgttttgtgtgtgtttggtgtttttggttgtttggtgttttggtgtgtttattttggccctttttgttttctccctctctctctctctctctctctctctctctctctctctctctctcttctctctctctctctttctttctcaattcTTCCTTATGTCTTCCCTGTTGtaagaaatcacacacacacacacacacacacacacacacacacacacacacacacacacactcaccctcttGTTGTCCACATTGATAGTCTTCCCAATGCGTGGCAAGATGTTGTTCCTCATAGGCCTGTTAAAGAGTCCCGCCAGCCAGCAGAGGGCATAAGGCAGCTGGGCGGTGGCGATAGAGTAACCCTGCGGCCTGAACTCCTTGGCTACGCTGATGGCAATGTCCCGGTACCAGCAGCTGTCCGTGGCAATGATGTGTCTGTTGTTCGCGGCTTCTGGGAGAGTTAGCGcctggagagggagacagacagggagaaagagggacagggagatagggagaggaagagggagagagggaaaggaggaatatatgataagagaaaggaggaatttatggtggagagaaagagagagagagagagagaattttattagtgatgttgtgtgttttgtgtgttttgggtgttttggtgtgtttgtgtgtgttttggtgtttaggtgtttggtgtgtagtgttttggtgtgttttttgtgttttggtgtttagtggttttagtgtgtttggtgtgtttgtgttttggtgttttatgtgtttggtgtgtttgggtgtgtttaagtgtgttttggtttgtgtttgtgtttggtgtgtttagtttgttttgtgttttggtgttagtttggtgtttgtgtgtttgatgtgttagatgtagtgtgttggggtgtttaagagtgttgtgtttttttaggtgtttaatgtttttgtgtttatgggtgtttggtgttttggatgtttaaACGTGTTATGGGTGTGTCTGGTTTTAGcggtgttttgagatgtttgaatgtttgggtgttttggagaTGTTTAGCGTGTTTAATAGTGTTTTGGAGTTGAGGCgtggttaatgtgtgtgtttgaagtgtttaggGTGGTTTGGGATGAGCGATGTTCAgtggtgttttggatgtttaagtggtgtttattggtgttttggatgtttcaGGCGTGTTTTGAAGTGTCGACCAGTGTTTGGGAGCACATCCGTACCTTGACATGAGCCCTGGCCACATCACGCACGTCGCACACCGGGAACTGCACACGAGGCACGCCAGGGTAAGTCTTGTTGACATCCCGGTCATGAGCGAGACTGAGGTGGAGGTACGGTGGGTCTCCAGCAACGGTGGCCCCATCACCAGTGTCGGGTTGATGACTGACAGCTCAAACTTGTCCTCGTCTGggattacattaggttaggttaggttaggttaggttaggttggggttagattaagttaggttgggttaggctaggttaggttagattgggtcaggttgggttggttgggttaCATTGTTAGGTGGCGTTAGATTGGGTTGAATTGGGTTggattaagttacgttaggttaggttgggttgggttgagctaggttaggttaggttaggccaggttGGAGGGTGGGTTGGTTTGGACCGGgttggttagattgggttaggttaggttaggttaggtgaagatTACTTTGGGTTTGTTGGGTTTCATTCCGTCTGGCAAGTTTACCGGGGTTTTTGTGGTTAAATTAAGATGTGTGTGGTTTTCAGGTTAAACTGGGGTGTGTGGGGTTTTATGGGGTTAAATTTGGTGTGTGGGGTTTTGGGGTTAAACTGGGATGTGGGGGTTTTGTGGTTAAATTGTGGTGTGTAGGGTTTTTGGGGTTAAACTGGGTTGTTTGGGGTTTTTTCGCGGTTAAACCGAGATGTGTGGGGTTTTTTGGTGGTTAAACTGGGAtgtgtgggtgtttttggggttaaattgtgggtgtggtgtttttttggggttaaACTGGGGTGTGGTTTTTGGGGTTAAATTGTGGTGTGTGGGTTTTCGGTTAATTGGGTTTGGGGGTTAAATTGATGTGTATGGAATTTTGGGGCTTACATGGGGACGTGAGGTGAGTGGGGTTTTCTGGAATGGAAGTGGGTTAAAATTGCATTGGTTTGGATAGAGATAGGTTTaaatgggttgggttgggttagattgggtctctctctcactcactccactcctcacctcctctctctctctcaccggacAGTTCCTTGATGTATTCCCAAGCAGCCTTTCCCACGACCTTCGACTTAGTATAAAGGGGGTTGTCGATTCGGGGTCTGTCCAATCCTCTTCGTTATATTTCTTGCTGGGATCTGGCGTTGACTCtcctgtggtggtgagtggtggtgagtggttcCATAGCACCAAACACCCGCTAAAACCCCTTACTGAattccaaaacaccccaaacaccgcCATGCCTTTCCAGTCATTCCTGTAACCTTcaaaacatcctcaaaacacCGCCAAACACCGCCAAAAACACCGCTAGTTCCTTCCAAACACCCCTACTGAattccaaacaccccaaacaccgcCATGCCTTTCCAGTCATTCCTGTAACCTTcaaaacatcctcaaaacacCGCCAAACACCATCCCAAAACACCGCTAGTTCCTTCCAAACACCCTACTGAATTCCCCAAACACCGCCATGCCTTTCCAGTCATTCCTGTAACCTTcaaaacatcctcaaaacacccccaaacaccatCAAATACCGCCAAAACACCGGTCCTTCAAACACCCTACTGAattccaaacaccccaaacaccgcCAGCCTTCTCATTCTGtaaccttcaaaacacccaaaacacccaaaaacccaaacacaccaaacatccTTCCAAACACCCCACATTCCaaacccccaaacaccccattctttcaaacaccctaaacactcaaaacatccatcacaccccaaacacccaaacactcacatTTAACCTCAAACACCCACActccaaacacccttaaaacaccctcaacacCCCAAACATCAAAACCCCACAAAACCccttcaaaacacttcaaaaacccaaacaccaaacacctcaaaacacccaaacacttcaaaacactcaaCACCCAAACAtttcaccaaacacaccaaacaccaaacacacacaaacattaaacacccaacacaaacacttcaaaacacccaaacacacacaaacacttcaaaacaccccacacacaccccaaacacacacaaacacttcaaaacaccaacaccaaacacccccaaacacttcaaacacacattaaacacccaaacacacacaaacacttcaaaccaaacacaccaaaaccccaaacaccccaaacacccacacaaacaccaccaaacactcaccaaacacaaaaagaagatgTCACACATTTTTGACAGCTCCTAGTCGCCCACAGCCTTCAGAACCCTCAAAGTGCCCCCTACGGTCAGCAGCTCCTCCTCAGTCACTGCCTTGCTGGTGATGTCAGGAAAGGGCTGGCCAGTCATATGAACACCCTCACGGCCTGGGGAAAATTAGGGGTTTCAATTGTTTAGTTTATGGTTCAAATTTGTAGAAAACGGTGTGACTCATAGAAAACGGTGGgtgactcaatttttttttagtttatgctCAAAATTTGTGTAGAAAACGGGTGTGACTGTCATAGAAAACGGTTAATTTAATGGGtgactcaaaaaaaaaatatatggataaTGTGATTTTTGTTTAGTATACGTTTCAAATTTGTGTAGAAAACGGGTGTGACTCATAGAAAACGGTGGatgactcaattttttttttagtttatgctCAAAATTTGTGTAGAAAACGGGTGAGACTATCATAGAAAACGGTTAATTTAGTGGGTGACTCAAGAATACGTATATAGGGATTATGTGATTTTTGTTTAGTATATGGTTAAAATATGTGTAGAAAACGGGACGGGTGACTCATAGAAAACGGTGGGTGACTCaatttttgtttagtttatgcTCAAAATTTGAGTAGAAAACGGGTGAGACTATCATAGAAAACTTAATTTAATGGCAGACTCAAGAAAACATAGgaattttgtttagtttatgGTCCAAATTTTATGGTCCACACCACGATACGACGCGACCACACCACGATATGACGCGACCACACCACGATATGAAGCGACCACACCACGATACGACGCGACCACACCACGATACGACGCGACCACACCACGATACGACGCGACCACACCACGATACGAAGCGACCACACCACGATACGACGCGACCACACCACGATACGAAGCGACCACACCACGATACGACGCGACCACACCACGATATGACGCGACCACACCACGATATGAAGCGACCACACCACGATACGACGCGACCACACCACGATACGACGCGACCACACCACGATACGACGCGACCACACCACGATACGACGCGACCACACCACGATACGACGCGACCACACCACGAACCAgacgaataataaaaataaataacaggcagcgagagggagagcaggacagaaaatgaaggagataatgagaagaatgagggaTAAACGCCCCCCCCCCGAAGTAATATTAAAAGTAATCCCTTAGAGACAAATAGGAGAGAGATTACTGGTCAAGATTTATGAAGTGCCAGAGTAANNNNNNNNNNNNNNNNNNNNNNNNNNNNNNNNNNNNNNNNNNNNNNNNNNNNNNNNNNNNNNNNNNNNNNNNNNNNNNNNNNNNNNNNNNNNNNNNNNNNNNNNNNNNNNNNNNNNNNNNNNNNNNNNNNNNNNNNNNNNNNNNNNNNNNNNNNNNNNNNNNNNNNNNNNNNNNNNNNNNNNNNNNNNNNNNNNNNNNNNNNNNNNNNNNNNNNNNNNNNNNNNNNNNNNNNNNNNNNNNNNNNNNNNNNNNNNNNNNNNNNNNNNNNNNNNNNNNNNNNNNNNNNNNNNNNNNNNNNNNNNNNNNNNNNNNNNNNNNNNNNNNNNNNNNNNNNNNNNNNNNNNNNNNNNNNNNNNNNNNNNNNNNNNNNNNNNNNNNNNNNNNNNNNNNNNNNNNNNNNNNNNNNNNNNNNNNNNNNNNNNNNNNNNNNNNNNNNNNNNNNNNNNNNNNNNNNNNNNNNNNNNNNNNNNNNNNNNNNNNNNNNNNNNNNNNNNNNNNNNgaaatttgtgtgtgtgtgtgtgtgtgtgtgtgtgtgttggtgtgtgtgtgtgtgtgtgtgtgtgtgtgtgtgttttgttgtattcacctagttgtaattttacagggcctgggtatcatactggtgtggccctgtctccatatctacacacatccaactttcctttaaaactatgcacactccttgctgacaccacctcctcactcaaaccattccacacctccacacatctttgtgggaaactatatttcttcacatccttcaagcatattccttggctatctttttactatgcgatcttgtagttctatttaagttttcctctctcaacatcatttgctcattatccacttcatccagtccattcaacagtttataaacctgtattaaatctcctctttctcttctttgttccaaggtaggcaaattcatttcttttaatctc harbors:
- the LOC123509265 gene encoding uncharacterized histidine-rich protein DDB_G0274557-like; its protein translation is MTRPHHDMKRPHHDTTRPHHDTTRPHHDTTRPHHDTKRPHHDTTRPHHDTKRPHHDTTRPHHDMTRPHHDMKRPHHDTTRPHHDTTRPHHDTTRPHHDTTRPHHDTTRPHHEPDE